The following coding sequences lie in one Cannabis sativa cultivar Pink pepper isolate KNU-18-1 chromosome 5, ASM2916894v1, whole genome shotgun sequence genomic window:
- the LOC115713311 gene encoding uncharacterized protein LOC115713311 isoform X1, with protein sequence MEDKTCEAPPKFEGFPYKPYSIQIDFMNALYHSLNNGGVSMLESPTGKCTLNCLSCLLGTGKTLSLICSALQWVIDKKQQQNSEKRVESDQHCGKNGSDDEPDWMRNFVVNKDNQGEDKKIKKSKTRLRIGKSNFGRNHQASCRDLLSGDVEKDCSNKKEGNNVSNSAMELSDEEFLLEDYESEEEDLGDGKPKRKTLGVSLSSSSEEEGEDGSDGEDYEQEDKLKVYFCSRTHSQLSQFIKELRKTVFTDEMNVVCLGSRKNFCINEEVLKLGNSTRINERCLELQKKKNDKVSKMKNSGAGGRIRRTKASSGCPMLRKYKLQKQFRNEITQQGAMDIEDLVHLGRSMKTCPYYGSRSLVPAADLIVLPYQSLLSKSSRESLGLNLKNNIVIVDEAHNLADSLISMYDSKVTLPQLENVQHHLKKYFERFHNLLGPGNRRYIQTLIVICRVFLQTLHNVDDASYTDSSQNIPKASEANLSSYSSMAINDFLFSVNIDNINLIKLHQYLKESNIMHKVSAYGDRVSSLQNSLAPKGTVGYCDDGSTLSSFRALADMLLSLTNKDGDGRIIVSRERPACSQQGGYLKYVMLTGEKIFSEILDQAHAVILAGGTLQPIEETRERLFPSLSPEKFQFFSCSHIVPPESILPVAVSRGPSGQSFDFSYNSRSSSKMIQELGLLLCNLTSVVPEGIVVFFSSFDYEGLVYGAWKASGILERILKKKRVFREPRKNTEVESVLMEYKETIDTLSTGSLKDNPTQTGAILFAVVGGKISEGINLSDGMGRCVVMVGLPYPSPSDFELMERVKFIEGLGNTNSVKASDILVSDENNISGDVKAGFDILRSCRRRGKDYYENLCMKAVNQSIGRAIRHINDYAAILLVDTRYAYTSDSSKRSFSHPTSKLPEWIKGRLVSSDNYGDVHRMLHQFFKFNKNHVRP encoded by the exons ATGGAGGACAAAACATGTGAAGCTCCTCCgaaatttgaaggatttccgtACAAACCATACTCAATCCAGATTGATTTCATGAACGCCCTTTATCACTCCCTCAACAATGGCGGTGTTTCCATGCTCGAAAGCCCCACTGGTAAATGCACTCTCAATTGCTTGTCTTGTTTACTAG gaACGGGGAAAACTTTAAGCTTGATTTGTAGTGCACTGCAATGGGTGATTGATAAGAAGCAACAACAGAATTCTGAGAAAAGAGTTGAATCTGATCAGCATTGTGGGAAGAATGGCTCGGATGATGAGCCTGATTGGATGAGAAATTTTGTAGTAAACAAAGACAATCAGGGCGAAGACAAGAAGATAAAGAAGAGTAAAACTCGGTTGAGAATAGGGAAAAGCAATTTCGGAAGGAACCACCAAGCAAGTTGTAGAGATTTGTTGAGTGGGGATGTGGAGAAAGATTGTTCTAACAAGAAAGAGGGAAATAATGTTTCAAACAGTGCAATGGAGTTGAGTGATGAGGAATTTTTGCTGGAGGATTATGAAAGCGAGGAAGAAGATCTTGGTGACGGAAAGCCAAAGAGGAAAACTTTGGGTGTTTCTCTTAGTTCATCTAGTGAGGAGGAGGGTGAAGATGGTTCCGATGGGGAGGATTATGAGCAAGAAGATAAGCTGAAGGTTTATTTTTGTAGCCGGACTCATTCACAACTCTCACAATTTATAAAAGAGTTAAGGAAGACAGTGTTCACTGATGAGATGAATGTGGTTTGTTTGGGCTCTAGAAAGAACTTCTGCATTAATGAAG AGGTTTTGAAGCTTGGAAACTCTACTCGGATTAATGAAAGGTGCTTGGAActtcaaaagaagaaaaatgatAAAGTCTCCAAAATGAAG AACTCAGGAGCAGGGGGGAGAATAAGAAGAACTAAGGCGTCTTCTGGATGCCCGATGCTAAGGAAATATAAACTACAAAAGCAATTTAGGAATGAGATAACTCAACAAGGTGCAATGGATATTGAAGATCTTGTTCACCTTGGTAGAAGCATGAAGACTTGTCCATATTATGGTTCTCGAAGCCTAGTCCCTGCAGCAGATCTTATTGTACTACcttatcaatctcttttatcAAAATCATCTCGTGAATCTCTTGGCCTGAATTTGAAGAATAACATTGTTATCGTGGATGAGGCTCATAATTTAGCTGATTCCCTCATCAGCATGTATGACTCAAAAGTCACTTTGCCACAG TTGGAGAATGTGCAACACCACTTAAAGAAGTACTTTGAAAGATTTCACAATCTTTTGGGACCTGGGAATCGAAGATATATTCAAACTCTAATAGTCATTTGCCGGGTTTTTCTCCAAACTCTGCACAATGTGGATGATGCAAGTTATACAGATTCATCACAAAATATTCCTAAGGCATCTGAAGCAAATCTTTCTTCTTATTCATCGATGGCcattaatgattttttattttctgttaaCATAGATAATATTAACTTGATCAAGTTGCATCAGTACTTAAAGGAAAGCAATATTATGCACAAG GTCAGTGCATATGGAGATCGAGTATCTAGCCTGCAAAATAGTTTGGCACCTAAAGGGACTGTTGGATATTGTGATGATGGAAGCACTCTGTCCAGTTTCAGGGCATTAGCTGATATGCTGCTATCCCTGACAAACAAGGATGGTGATGGAAGGATTATCGTATCAAGGGAAAGGCCAGCATGCTCCCAACAAGGAGGGTATTTAAAATATGTCATGCTTACTGGGGAAAAGATTTTCTCTGAG ATTTTGGATCAAGCACACGCTGTGATTCTGGCTGGGGGAACTCTGCAACCTATAGAAGAAACAAGGGAGCGACTTTTCCCATCATTGTCGCCTGAGAAATTTCAGTTTTTCTCATGTAGTCACATTGTCCCTCCAGAGAGCATTTTGCCAGTTGCTGTTTCTCGTGGCCCTTCTGGTCAGTCTTTTGATTTTAGCTACAACTCCAGAAGCTCCTCTAAAATG ATACAGGAGCTTGGGCTTTTGCTTTGCAATTTGACGTCGGTGGTTCCTGAAGGAATTGTTGTGTTCTTCTCCTCATTTGATTACGAAGGACTGGTTTACGGTGCCTGGAAGGCTTCGGGCATCCTTGAGCGGATTTTGAAGAAAAAGCGGGTATTTAGAGAACCTAGAAAAAATACAGAGGTGGAATCTGTTCTCATGGAATACAAGGAAACAATTGATACATTATCAACTGGGAGTCTGAAAGATAATCCAACTCAAACTGGTGCAATACTTTTTGCTGTTGTTGGTGGTAAGATATCAGAAGGAATCAACTTAAGTGATGGCATGGGTCGATGTGTAGTCATGGTTGGACTTCCCTACCCTAGTCCATCAGATTTTGAGTTGATGGAGAGGGTGAAGTTTATTGAAGGACTGGGTAATACAAATTCCGTGAAAGCTTCAGATATTTTGGTCAGTGATGAAAACAACATTAGTGGAGATGTAAAGGCTGGGTTTGACATTCTCAGAAGTTGCAGGCGCAGAGGAAAAGATTACTACGAGAATCTTTGCATGAAAGCTGTAAATCAGTCAATTG GTAGAGCAATTCGACATATAAATGATTATGCAGCCATTTTGCTGGTTGATACGCGGTATGCATACACATCCGATTCCTCGAAAAGAAGCTTTTCACACCCAACTAGCAAGCTCCCTGAATGGATAAAGGGTCGTCTGGTTTCATCAGATAATTATGGTGACGTCCATCGGATGCTGCATCAGTTCTTCAAATTTAACAAGAATCATGTTAGACCTTAG
- the LOC115713311 gene encoding uncharacterized protein LOC115713311 isoform X2 has translation MEDKTCEAPPKFEGFPYKPYSIQIDFMNALYHSLNNGGVSMLESPTGTGKTLSLICSALQWVIDKKQQQNSEKRVESDQHCGKNGSDDEPDWMRNFVVNKDNQGEDKKIKKSKTRLRIGKSNFGRNHQASCRDLLSGDVEKDCSNKKEGNNVSNSAMELSDEEFLLEDYESEEEDLGDGKPKRKTLGVSLSSSSEEEGEDGSDGEDYEQEDKLKVYFCSRTHSQLSQFIKELRKTVFTDEMNVVCLGSRKNFCINEEVLKLGNSTRINERCLELQKKKNDKVSKMKNSGAGGRIRRTKASSGCPMLRKYKLQKQFRNEITQQGAMDIEDLVHLGRSMKTCPYYGSRSLVPAADLIVLPYQSLLSKSSRESLGLNLKNNIVIVDEAHNLADSLISMYDSKVTLPQLENVQHHLKKYFERFHNLLGPGNRRYIQTLIVICRVFLQTLHNVDDASYTDSSQNIPKASEANLSSYSSMAINDFLFSVNIDNINLIKLHQYLKESNIMHKVSAYGDRVSSLQNSLAPKGTVGYCDDGSTLSSFRALADMLLSLTNKDGDGRIIVSRERPACSQQGGYLKYVMLTGEKIFSEILDQAHAVILAGGTLQPIEETRERLFPSLSPEKFQFFSCSHIVPPESILPVAVSRGPSGQSFDFSYNSRSSSKMIQELGLLLCNLTSVVPEGIVVFFSSFDYEGLVYGAWKASGILERILKKKRVFREPRKNTEVESVLMEYKETIDTLSTGSLKDNPTQTGAILFAVVGGKISEGINLSDGMGRCVVMVGLPYPSPSDFELMERVKFIEGLGNTNSVKASDILVSDENNISGDVKAGFDILRSCRRRGKDYYENLCMKAVNQSIGRAIRHINDYAAILLVDTRYAYTSDSSKRSFSHPTSKLPEWIKGRLVSSDNYGDVHRMLHQFFKFNKNHVRP, from the exons ATGGAGGACAAAACATGTGAAGCTCCTCCgaaatttgaaggatttccgtACAAACCATACTCAATCCAGATTGATTTCATGAACGCCCTTTATCACTCCCTCAACAATGGCGGTGTTTCCATGCTCGAAAGCCCCACTG gaACGGGGAAAACTTTAAGCTTGATTTGTAGTGCACTGCAATGGGTGATTGATAAGAAGCAACAACAGAATTCTGAGAAAAGAGTTGAATCTGATCAGCATTGTGGGAAGAATGGCTCGGATGATGAGCCTGATTGGATGAGAAATTTTGTAGTAAACAAAGACAATCAGGGCGAAGACAAGAAGATAAAGAAGAGTAAAACTCGGTTGAGAATAGGGAAAAGCAATTTCGGAAGGAACCACCAAGCAAGTTGTAGAGATTTGTTGAGTGGGGATGTGGAGAAAGATTGTTCTAACAAGAAAGAGGGAAATAATGTTTCAAACAGTGCAATGGAGTTGAGTGATGAGGAATTTTTGCTGGAGGATTATGAAAGCGAGGAAGAAGATCTTGGTGACGGAAAGCCAAAGAGGAAAACTTTGGGTGTTTCTCTTAGTTCATCTAGTGAGGAGGAGGGTGAAGATGGTTCCGATGGGGAGGATTATGAGCAAGAAGATAAGCTGAAGGTTTATTTTTGTAGCCGGACTCATTCACAACTCTCACAATTTATAAAAGAGTTAAGGAAGACAGTGTTCACTGATGAGATGAATGTGGTTTGTTTGGGCTCTAGAAAGAACTTCTGCATTAATGAAG AGGTTTTGAAGCTTGGAAACTCTACTCGGATTAATGAAAGGTGCTTGGAActtcaaaagaagaaaaatgatAAAGTCTCCAAAATGAAG AACTCAGGAGCAGGGGGGAGAATAAGAAGAACTAAGGCGTCTTCTGGATGCCCGATGCTAAGGAAATATAAACTACAAAAGCAATTTAGGAATGAGATAACTCAACAAGGTGCAATGGATATTGAAGATCTTGTTCACCTTGGTAGAAGCATGAAGACTTGTCCATATTATGGTTCTCGAAGCCTAGTCCCTGCAGCAGATCTTATTGTACTACcttatcaatctcttttatcAAAATCATCTCGTGAATCTCTTGGCCTGAATTTGAAGAATAACATTGTTATCGTGGATGAGGCTCATAATTTAGCTGATTCCCTCATCAGCATGTATGACTCAAAAGTCACTTTGCCACAG TTGGAGAATGTGCAACACCACTTAAAGAAGTACTTTGAAAGATTTCACAATCTTTTGGGACCTGGGAATCGAAGATATATTCAAACTCTAATAGTCATTTGCCGGGTTTTTCTCCAAACTCTGCACAATGTGGATGATGCAAGTTATACAGATTCATCACAAAATATTCCTAAGGCATCTGAAGCAAATCTTTCTTCTTATTCATCGATGGCcattaatgattttttattttctgttaaCATAGATAATATTAACTTGATCAAGTTGCATCAGTACTTAAAGGAAAGCAATATTATGCACAAG GTCAGTGCATATGGAGATCGAGTATCTAGCCTGCAAAATAGTTTGGCACCTAAAGGGACTGTTGGATATTGTGATGATGGAAGCACTCTGTCCAGTTTCAGGGCATTAGCTGATATGCTGCTATCCCTGACAAACAAGGATGGTGATGGAAGGATTATCGTATCAAGGGAAAGGCCAGCATGCTCCCAACAAGGAGGGTATTTAAAATATGTCATGCTTACTGGGGAAAAGATTTTCTCTGAG ATTTTGGATCAAGCACACGCTGTGATTCTGGCTGGGGGAACTCTGCAACCTATAGAAGAAACAAGGGAGCGACTTTTCCCATCATTGTCGCCTGAGAAATTTCAGTTTTTCTCATGTAGTCACATTGTCCCTCCAGAGAGCATTTTGCCAGTTGCTGTTTCTCGTGGCCCTTCTGGTCAGTCTTTTGATTTTAGCTACAACTCCAGAAGCTCCTCTAAAATG ATACAGGAGCTTGGGCTTTTGCTTTGCAATTTGACGTCGGTGGTTCCTGAAGGAATTGTTGTGTTCTTCTCCTCATTTGATTACGAAGGACTGGTTTACGGTGCCTGGAAGGCTTCGGGCATCCTTGAGCGGATTTTGAAGAAAAAGCGGGTATTTAGAGAACCTAGAAAAAATACAGAGGTGGAATCTGTTCTCATGGAATACAAGGAAACAATTGATACATTATCAACTGGGAGTCTGAAAGATAATCCAACTCAAACTGGTGCAATACTTTTTGCTGTTGTTGGTGGTAAGATATCAGAAGGAATCAACTTAAGTGATGGCATGGGTCGATGTGTAGTCATGGTTGGACTTCCCTACCCTAGTCCATCAGATTTTGAGTTGATGGAGAGGGTGAAGTTTATTGAAGGACTGGGTAATACAAATTCCGTGAAAGCTTCAGATATTTTGGTCAGTGATGAAAACAACATTAGTGGAGATGTAAAGGCTGGGTTTGACATTCTCAGAAGTTGCAGGCGCAGAGGAAAAGATTACTACGAGAATCTTTGCATGAAAGCTGTAAATCAGTCAATTG GTAGAGCAATTCGACATATAAATGATTATGCAGCCATTTTGCTGGTTGATACGCGGTATGCATACACATCCGATTCCTCGAAAAGAAGCTTTTCACACCCAACTAGCAAGCTCCCTGAATGGATAAAGGGTCGTCTGGTTTCATCAGATAATTATGGTGACGTCCATCGGATGCTGCATCAGTTCTTCAAATTTAACAAGAATCATGTTAGACCTTAG
- the LOC115723351 gene encoding uncharacterized protein LOC115723351 — protein sequence MCETAVISYHRTAGKAIDLHSVDPTIDVYRILAISLSYYPREDKLFWYHSDSGVYNVKFGYHLAESLERKDTSSSSNSPRKWWDRFWKISYFTTCTLCDGVWESVGHALFRCTRARAIWNQTQFQVFSPKINNLNGHDIYSTLAAAYKDSDLEKILCLMWCIWTERNKELHGTKPKLPRIICSFPDVYLEQFYTAKLPPAYGFHKLNVDATYDAKGSVIDVGAVIRDYFGDVIVAFSKPLRGCYSTKEMEANSIIYNFKWALSNRLAIHSIETDSLIVANTINKLSSTSCVSHFRDLIDDISLLLSYFPRVIVSHVKRETNKAAHGLTKFSLRLDNDCSWLGEILSPIYSVIVFDSIH from the exons ATGTGTGAAACAGCTGTGATCAGCTACCATCGAACGGCTGGGAAAGCAATCGATTTGCATTCAGTAGATCCAACG ATCGATGTGTATAGGATTCTTGCTATTTCTCTTAGTTATTATCCTAGAGAGGATAAACTATTTTGGTACCATTCTGACTCAGGGGTTTACAATGTCAAATTCGGTTATCACTTAGCTGAAAGCTTGGAAAGGAAAGATACTTCTTCATCTTCAAATTCTCCTCGCAAATGGTGGGATAGATTTTG GAAAATCTCCTATTTTACAACATGCACCTTGTGTGATGGGGTTTGGGAATCGGTAGGACATGCCTTATTTCGGTGTACTAGAGCAAGAGCAATTTGGAATCAAACTCAATTTCAGGTATTTTCTCCTAAAATCAACAACCTCAATGGCCATGATATATACTCTACTTTAGCAGCAGCTTATAAAGATTCAGACTTGGAGAAAATCCTTTGCCTAATGTGGTGCATATGGACGGAAAGAAACAAGGAATTACATGGCACTAAACCCAAACTACCTCGTATTATTTGTTCCTTTCCAGATGTTTACCTCGAGCAATTTTATACTGCTAAA CTTCCTCCTGCATATGGTTTTCACAAATTGAATGTAGATGCTACGTATGATGCGAAAGGATCAGTTATTGACGTAGGAGCAGTAATTCGAGATTATTTTGGAGATGTTATTGTGGCTTTTTCGAAACCATTACGTGGCTGCTATTCTACAAAAGAGATGGAAGCTAATTccattatttacaattttaaatgGGCTCTTTCAAACCGGTTGGCTATCCACTCCATTGAAACGGACTCCCTCATAGTGGCTAATACTATTAACAAACTTTCTTCTACTAGTTGTGTATCTCATTTCCGTGATTTGATAGATgatatttctcttttattatccTATTTTCCTAGAGTAATTGTTTCTCATGTTAAGCGAGAAACTAATAAAGCTGCTCATGGCTTAACTAAATTTTCTCTTCGATTGGATAATGATTGTTCCTGGTTGGGGGAAATCCTTTCTCCAATCTATTCTGTTATTGTTTTCGATTCtattcattaa